A window from Enterocloster bolteae encodes these proteins:
- the rpoZ gene encoding DNA-directed RNA polymerase subunit omega — translation MLHPSYTDLINVVNSDIEPGEQPVVQSRYSIVIAASRRARQLIAGEDPMVAGAAGKKPLSIAIDELYHQKVKILPEEETTEEEEQNA, via the coding sequence ATGTTACATCCATCATACACCGATTTAATCAACGTAGTAAACAGCGATATTGAGCCAGGGGAACAGCCGGTGGTACAGAGCCGTTATTCCATCGTCATTGCGGCTTCCAGACGCGCCAGACAGCTTATTGCGGGGGAGGACCCCATGGTTGCCGGAGCAGCAGGAAAGAAACCTCTGTCCATTGCCATTGATGAACTGTATCACCAGAAGGTAAAAATCCTTCCGGAGGAAGAGACAACGGAAGAGGAAGAGCAGAACGCATAA